One Microbacterium marinum genomic window carries:
- a CDS encoding DUF6264 family protein yields MSDPRPRPQYGEYATPEEQRAAIRHPAPDAAPAASDHPHPPTAPATTVAAQPTRTADRVITVLLLVYGLITVISAVPQLVDFTAFAETWMQVAGVDGEFTNSAQGRVWGTVGACVYAGGWIVTALLSWLSLSRRRISWWIPLVGAIVTFLIVSVCLVVPLLGDPAVGAYFQSGG; encoded by the coding sequence GTGAGCGACCCCCGGCCCCGTCCGCAGTACGGGGAGTACGCCACCCCGGAAGAGCAGCGCGCGGCGATCCGTCATCCCGCACCGGATGCCGCGCCGGCGGCATCCGACCACCCGCACCCGCCCACCGCTCCCGCCACGACCGTCGCCGCCCAGCCCACCCGCACGGCCGACCGGGTCATCACCGTCCTGCTCCTGGTCTACGGCCTGATCACCGTGATCAGCGCCGTGCCGCAGCTCGTCGACTTCACCGCCTTCGCGGAGACCTGGATGCAGGTTGCCGGAGTGGACGGCGAGTTCACGAACTCCGCGCAGGGCAGGGTGTGGGGCACGGTCGGCGCGTGCGTGTACGCCGGCGGCTGGATCGTCACCGCGCTGCTGTCGTGGCTGTCGCTCTCGCGACGACGGATCAGCTGGTGGATCCCGCTCGTGGGCGCCATCGTCACCTTCCTGATCGTGAGCGTCTGCCTCGTGGTCCCGCTCCTCGGAGACCCGGCCGTGGGGGCGTACTTCCAGTCGGGCGGATGA
- the rmuC gene encoding DNA recombination protein RmuC, with the protein MDAALVIALAALCVAAGFLAGWAASWARAAARREQLTARLAAADSSRTALETQLEQQRTLQRDFAAQARTEQAARDERDRREQLLLRALAPVQESLTSMQQKVEHLERDRQEQYGSLAEQLRRSHESDEALRATTESLAGALRSGSARGVWGETQLRRIVESAGLTRYVDFETQTSITSDAGAGRPDLVVRLPGDKALAVDAKVPLDAYLEAAEIPVTATGDAGARRKQLLAQHVRAVRAHVDALAKKQYWSGLDTSPEFVVCFIPSESLLAAALEEDPALLEYAFGRRVALASPVNLWAVLKTVAFTWTQQDVSDEAKRLFQLGNELYQRLGSLAGHADDLRRAIERTVDSYNKFAGSLESRVLVSARRFPGIDDTKLESVAAPRTVTNAPRRLTAPELLGSESLTEDISDATTVTADLGSLRDRIGDPDVRTGRSS; encoded by the coding sequence ATGGATGCCGCACTCGTGATCGCCCTCGCCGCACTCTGCGTCGCCGCCGGGTTCCTGGCCGGCTGGGCGGCGTCATGGGCTCGCGCCGCTGCGCGCCGTGAACAGCTGACTGCACGCCTCGCCGCCGCCGACTCGAGCCGCACCGCACTCGAGACGCAGCTCGAGCAGCAGCGCACACTGCAACGCGACTTCGCCGCACAGGCCCGCACCGAGCAGGCCGCGCGCGACGAGCGCGACCGACGCGAGCAGCTGCTGCTGCGCGCCCTCGCGCCCGTGCAGGAGTCGCTCACCTCGATGCAGCAGAAGGTCGAGCACCTCGAGCGCGACCGGCAGGAGCAGTACGGTTCACTCGCCGAACAGCTCCGCCGCTCCCACGAGTCCGATGAGGCACTGCGCGCGACGACCGAGTCGCTCGCCGGCGCACTGCGCTCGGGTAGCGCCCGGGGCGTGTGGGGCGAGACACAACTGCGACGCATCGTCGAGTCGGCCGGCCTCACGCGGTACGTCGACTTCGAGACGCAGACCTCGATCACCTCGGATGCCGGTGCCGGTCGGCCCGACCTGGTGGTGCGCCTCCCCGGCGACAAGGCGCTCGCGGTCGACGCGAAGGTGCCGCTCGACGCGTACCTCGAGGCCGCCGAGATTCCGGTCACCGCGACCGGCGACGCGGGTGCACGCCGCAAGCAGTTGCTCGCGCAGCACGTCCGCGCCGTGCGTGCGCATGTCGACGCCCTCGCGAAGAAGCAGTACTGGTCAGGCCTCGACACGAGCCCCGAGTTCGTCGTCTGCTTCATCCCCAGCGAATCGCTGCTCGCAGCCGCGCTCGAAGAAGACCCCGCGCTGCTCGAGTACGCCTTCGGCCGTCGCGTCGCACTCGCGTCGCCGGTGAACCTCTGGGCGGTGCTCAAGACCGTCGCCTTCACGTGGACGCAGCAAGACGTCTCCGATGAGGCGAAGCGGCTCTTCCAGCTCGGCAACGAGCTGTACCAGCGGCTCGGGTCGCTCGCCGGGCACGCCGACGACCTGCGCCGCGCCATCGAACGCACCGTCGACAGCTACAACAAGTTCGCCGGCTCGCTGGAGAGCCGCGTGCTCGTCAGCGCCCGACGCTTCCCGGGGATCGACGACACCAAACTCGAGTCCGTCGCCGCGCCGCGCACCGTCACGAATGCGCCGCGCCGCCTCACGGCACCGGAACTGCTGGGGTCAGAGTCGCTGACTGAGGACATCAGCGACGCGACCACCGTGACCGCAGACCTCGGGAGCCTCCGGGATCGAATCGGCGACCCGGACGTCAGAACGGGAAGAAGTTCATGA
- a CDS encoding peptidase M56 family protein, with protein MTRITTRLALVGGLTLALVAGGGLAVAGVIGALPGGEDKTVIGESRSHDGIGTQTVVLDPVPRAANKIRVELTCLSAGTFEFPANAGSMGCDTDDVGQAGDWASVEIPLADVDGEVTVTASSGERWRVTITFLNAVRMPLGVNANGDSYGVGGGPEGEPDLVAVVADNGHEGYVYAAELADADGTTAGQSFRTPADALEWQERQRGVRHVVPVYLEDGETKIGEYTIG; from the coding sequence GTGACACGGATCACGACTCGGTTGGCACTCGTGGGCGGTCTCACTCTCGCCCTGGTAGCGGGCGGGGGCCTCGCCGTGGCGGGCGTCATCGGGGCGCTCCCCGGAGGCGAGGACAAGACGGTCATCGGAGAATCCCGCTCCCATGACGGCATTGGCACCCAGACGGTGGTGCTCGACCCCGTCCCTCGCGCCGCGAACAAGATCCGCGTCGAGTTGACCTGTCTCAGCGCCGGCACCTTCGAATTCCCGGCGAATGCGGGGTCGATGGGGTGCGACACGGACGACGTCGGCCAAGCGGGTGACTGGGCTTCCGTCGAGATCCCGCTCGCGGACGTTGACGGCGAGGTGACTGTCACCGCGAGTTCGGGGGAACGGTGGCGTGTGACCATCACCTTCCTCAACGCCGTACGGATGCCGCTCGGTGTGAACGCCAACGGCGACTCGTACGGCGTTGGCGGTGGTCCCGAGGGGGAGCCTGACCTCGTCGCCGTCGTCGCTGACAACGGACATGAGGGGTACGTCTACGCCGCTGAGCTCGCCGACGCGGATGGCACGACGGCGGGACAGTCCTTTCGCACGCCGGCGGATGCGCTCGAGTGGCAGGAGCGTCAGAGAGGTGTTCGGCACGTGGTGCCGGTCTACCTCGAAGACGGTGAGACGAAGATCGGCGAGTACACCATCGGATGA
- the glpX gene encoding class II fructose-bisphosphatase, with protein sequence MVSLTADMSPLHPDRNLALELVRATEAAAIRSVPFIGRGKKELADGAAVDAMRAFLTTVNFDGVIVIGEGEKDNAPMLFNGERVGTGRGPQADIAVDPIDGTTLTAEGRNNALSVIAVADRGAMLDASTVFYMDKIVTGPAGVGVVDIRLPIAENINRLARALGKPVDELVVSVLNRPRHARLIEEIREAGAGTRLMSDGDVAGGINAARHNARTDMCVGVGGSPEGIVTACAIKALGGHIQGRLWPRDDDEKQRGIDAGLRLDDHVYEADDMVRGNNTIFVATGVTNGELVAGVRREGDFVYTESVVLRGASGTLRRISSEHLTSKWL encoded by the coding sequence ATGGTGAGCCTGACTGCCGACATGAGTCCTCTGCACCCCGACCGCAACCTCGCTCTCGAGCTGGTGCGGGCGACCGAGGCCGCGGCGATCCGCTCCGTGCCGTTCATCGGCCGTGGCAAGAAGGAGCTCGCCGACGGGGCCGCCGTTGACGCGATGCGCGCGTTCTTGACCACCGTCAACTTCGACGGCGTCATCGTGATCGGTGAAGGCGAGAAGGACAACGCGCCGATGCTCTTCAACGGCGAGCGGGTCGGTACGGGCAGGGGACCCCAGGCCGACATCGCCGTGGACCCGATCGACGGGACCACACTGACCGCGGAGGGACGCAACAACGCCCTCTCGGTGATCGCTGTCGCAGACCGCGGTGCCATGCTCGACGCGTCGACCGTGTTCTACATGGACAAGATCGTCACCGGCCCGGCGGGCGTCGGTGTGGTCGACATCCGACTCCCGATCGCGGAGAACATCAACCGACTGGCTCGGGCGCTCGGCAAGCCCGTCGATGAGCTGGTGGTCTCGGTGCTGAACCGACCGCGCCACGCACGTCTCATCGAGGAGATCCGCGAGGCCGGCGCGGGCACGCGTCTGATGAGTGACGGCGACGTCGCCGGCGGCATCAATGCCGCCCGACACAACGCCCGCACCGACATGTGCGTGGGTGTGGGAGGCAGCCCGGAGGGCATCGTGACGGCGTGCGCGATCAAGGCTCTCGGCGGCCACATCCAGGGCCGTCTGTGGCCGCGCGACGACGACGAGAAGCAGCGGGGGATCGATGCCGGTCTCCGCCTGGATGATCACGTCTACGAGGCGGACGACATGGTCCGCGGGAACAACACGATCTTCGTGGCGACGGGTGTGACCAACGGTGAACTCGTCGCCGGTGTGCGCCGCGAAGGTGATTTCGTGTACACCGAGAGCGTCGTCCTGCGCGGCGCTTCTGGAACCCTTCGGCGGATCTCCTCCGAGCACCTCACCTCGAAGTGGCTGTGA
- a CDS encoding RNA polymerase sigma factor: MGDTELWRRVVGDDDERALAELYELHVDRVFRHAVRLAGDRRDAEDATAVAFFELWRERERVRTVEGSPLPWLLVTTANALRNLSRASARYRKLLDTLPRSEPVRSVAEEISERDSVKTMLAPLDRIDRQLVVLSVLEGFSSSEAGEALGISAGAARTRLTRARARIRAHLGTPDAAQEGTA, translated from the coding sequence ATGGGGGACACCGAGCTGTGGCGACGGGTCGTGGGCGACGACGATGAGCGCGCGCTCGCCGAGCTCTACGAGCTCCACGTCGATCGGGTCTTCCGGCACGCGGTACGGCTCGCCGGAGACCGACGCGATGCAGAGGATGCCACGGCGGTCGCCTTCTTCGAACTGTGGCGCGAGCGCGAGCGCGTCAGAACCGTCGAAGGGTCGCCGCTCCCGTGGCTGCTCGTCACGACGGCCAACGCGCTTCGGAACCTCAGCCGTGCATCAGCGAGATACCGGAAGCTCCTCGACACACTTCCGCGCAGCGAGCCGGTCAGGTCGGTTGCCGAGGAGATCTCCGAGCGTGACTCCGTCAAAACGATGCTCGCACCCCTCGACCGAATCGATCGGCAGCTCGTCGTCCTCTCCGTCCTGGAGGGATTCTCGTCCAGCGAGGCAGGCGAAGCACTCGGCATCAGCGCAGGTGCCGCCCGCACACGACTCACGCGAGCTCGCGCGCGCATTCGTGCGCACCTGGGCACTCCGGATGCTGCGCAGGAGGGAACCGCATGA
- a CDS encoding 3'-5' exonuclease, with protein sequence MPLDFTAIDFETANSSNASACAVGLARVRDGRVVASEGWLIRPPAGHDRFFEINTGIHGITEADVADAPTWAEQYPRLLAFLGDDVLVAHNAGFDMRVLRTACEVTDLTPPAARSLCSVQVSRKTYELPSYRLPAVAAAVGHLDFAHHDATADALACALIVIDAAARAGATDVVELAMLLGLRIPQMVVSAPAEPSAPAGADVAA encoded by the coding sequence ATGCCCCTGGACTTCACCGCGATCGACTTCGAGACGGCGAACTCCTCCAACGCGTCGGCGTGCGCCGTGGGACTGGCCCGCGTGCGGGACGGTCGCGTCGTGGCATCCGAGGGCTGGCTCATCCGCCCGCCGGCCGGGCACGACCGCTTCTTCGAGATCAACACCGGCATCCACGGAATCACCGAAGCCGACGTCGCAGACGCCCCGACCTGGGCGGAGCAGTACCCGCGACTGCTCGCGTTCCTCGGCGACGACGTGCTGGTCGCCCACAACGCCGGCTTCGACATGCGCGTGCTCCGCACGGCCTGCGAGGTCACCGACCTGACGCCGCCCGCGGCGCGTTCGCTGTGCAGCGTGCAGGTCTCGCGCAAGACGTACGAGCTGCCGTCGTACCGCCTGCCCGCCGTCGCCGCCGCGGTCGGGCACCTCGACTTCGCGCACCACGACGCGACGGCCGACGCACTCGCGTGTGCACTCATCGTCATCGATGCAGCCGCCCGCGCCGGCGCGACCGACGTCGTCGAGCTCGCGATGCTCCTCGGTCTGCGGATCCCGCAGATGGTCGTGTCCGCGCCCGCCGAGCCGTCCGCACCCGCAGGGGCCGACGTCGCCGCCTGA
- the ychF gene encoding redox-regulated ATPase YchF, whose product MALTIGIVGLPNVGKSTLFNALTKNDVLAANYPFATIEPNVGVVNLPDPRLEKLAEIFSSERILPATVSFVDIAGIVRGASEGEGLGNKFLANIREADAIAQVVRGFADDDVVHVDGAVNPKNDMETINAELQLADLETLEKAITRYEKEVRGKKLDPSVLEAAKAAQEALQRGELLSASGIDLSPIRELGLLSAKPFIFVFNVDEAVLTDAARKAELAALVAPAQAVFLDAKIESELTDLDPEDAAELLASTGQDESGLDQLARVGFDTLGLQTYLTAGPKESRAWTIEKGWKAPQAAGVIHTDFEKGFIKAEVISFDDLVETGSVIEARAKGKARLEGKDYVMQDGDVVEFRFNN is encoded by the coding sequence GTGGCTCTCACCATCGGAATCGTCGGACTGCCCAATGTCGGCAAGTCCACCCTCTTCAACGCGCTGACCAAGAACGACGTGCTCGCGGCGAACTACCCGTTCGCGACGATCGAGCCGAACGTCGGCGTCGTGAACCTGCCCGACCCGCGGCTCGAGAAGCTCGCCGAGATCTTCTCCAGCGAGCGCATCCTGCCCGCAACGGTGTCGTTCGTCGACATCGCCGGCATCGTGCGCGGCGCGAGCGAGGGGGAGGGGCTCGGCAACAAGTTCCTCGCGAACATCCGCGAGGCGGACGCCATCGCGCAGGTCGTGCGCGGGTTCGCCGATGACGACGTCGTGCACGTCGACGGCGCGGTCAACCCGAAGAACGATATGGAGACCATCAACGCCGAGCTGCAGCTCGCCGACCTCGAGACGCTCGAGAAGGCGATCACCCGGTACGAGAAGGAAGTCCGCGGCAAGAAGCTCGACCCCTCGGTGCTCGAGGCGGCGAAGGCTGCCCAGGAGGCGCTGCAGCGCGGCGAGCTGCTGTCGGCGTCGGGGATCGACCTGAGCCCGATCCGAGAGCTGGGGCTGCTGAGCGCCAAACCGTTCATCTTCGTCTTCAACGTCGATGAGGCGGTGCTGACGGATGCCGCACGCAAGGCCGAGCTCGCCGCCCTCGTCGCGCCCGCGCAGGCGGTGTTCCTCGACGCGAAGATCGAGTCTGAGCTCACCGATCTCGACCCGGAGGATGCCGCTGAACTGCTGGCATCCACCGGGCAGGACGAGTCGGGGCTGGACCAGCTCGCCCGCGTGGGCTTCGACACGCTCGGCCTGCAGACCTACCTCACCGCGGGTCCGAAGGAGTCGCGCGCCTGGACGATCGAGAAGGGCTGGAAGGCGCCGCAGGCCGCGGGCGTCATCCACACCGACTTCGAGAAGGGCTTCATCAAGGCCGAGGTGATCTCGTTCGACGACCTCGTCGAGACGGGTTCGGTCATCGAGGCCCGAGCCAAGGGCAAGGCCCGCCTCGAGGGCAAGGACTACGTCATGCAGGACGGCGACGTCGTGGAGTTCCGCTTCAACAACTGA
- a CDS encoding peptidoglycan DD-metalloendopeptidase family protein, which translates to MARSTTRLGWSAGIAVLSLVISMSVGTSAVAASPQATPTATPKATASPKPTPTPTPTRTATPTPTPKPTATPTPTPTPTSKTFTTAPRPTISGTVRFGSTLTAKPGTWKPTATLTYQWRLSGTAVKGATKSTWTLPASAVGKTVTVSVTGKRTGYTTKTMTSSATAKVAAATLTPATPKISGQPSVGRVLTATPGAWGPTPVVLSYQWLRSGVAISGATARTYTPTTADRDKPISVRVTAMKSGYASASRTSAAVTIGLPFVTASPATISGTPDVGKKLTAKVGAWDPRDATLTHQWYRGSTPITGATALTYTLVRADAGQRLTVRTTGTKKGYTKTTVISSVVTVRKILTVPSSISQTGTPTVGSTLTAVAGSWGPSPVTLRYRWLRDGEPIAGATAKTYTLTDADGGTAVSVRIAGSKSDYTSASRTSRSVAVKWTFSATPTPSVTGTASSGRTLTATTGSWKPAPTLRYQWRVDGKAIAGATQATWSVPTWAAGRTISVSVTASKADYVTVTKTSSTRTVSKSLGSTIRPGTSLRVGTYLASSDGVYRFGPLGDGNVALTKNAVPLRTSRTTGTIEPLLQFTADGDLVLFDGDGTIVWTSGTAGSGADTLSLAKDGILSLRTPDGTVVWTSAKMAAFSDSTAATASTAGRYGWAYPIRPNGTFTTYSGHSGDDIAAAKGTPIYAMRGGKVVTRKIWIKSGCPSWAPNDTLQWEVEITSTIDGTKFVQVYAHLSKFSVSNGATVKAGQKIGEVGSTGCSTGPHLHTAFTVDGVRYALYPRDVLGVSSY; encoded by the coding sequence GTGGCGCGCTCCACCACCCGGCTCGGCTGGTCCGCGGGCATCGCCGTGCTGTCGCTGGTCATCTCGATGTCCGTCGGAACGTCGGCCGTCGCCGCATCGCCGCAGGCCACGCCCACCGCGACTCCGAAGGCCACGGCCAGCCCGAAGCCGACACCGACACCGACGCCCACACGTACCGCGACGCCGACACCGACACCGAAGCCGACCGCGACGCCGACGCCGACCCCCACGCCGACCTCGAAGACGTTCACCACGGCGCCGAGGCCGACGATCTCGGGGACCGTTCGCTTCGGAAGCACCCTGACGGCCAAGCCCGGCACCTGGAAGCCGACGGCGACACTGACGTACCAGTGGCGGCTCTCGGGCACCGCCGTGAAGGGTGCGACGAAGAGCACCTGGACCCTTCCTGCGTCGGCGGTCGGGAAGACCGTGACGGTCTCGGTGACGGGCAAGCGCACCGGCTACACGACCAAGACGATGACGTCGTCCGCGACAGCCAAGGTCGCAGCCGCCACGCTGACGCCCGCGACACCGAAGATCAGCGGCCAGCCCTCCGTCGGTCGCGTCCTCACGGCGACGCCGGGGGCATGGGGTCCGACACCCGTCGTGCTCAGCTACCAGTGGCTCCGCTCCGGCGTTGCCATCTCGGGCGCCACGGCGCGGACGTACACCCCGACGACGGCCGATCGGGACAAACCGATCAGCGTGCGCGTCACGGCGATGAAGAGCGGTTACGCGAGCGCCAGCCGCACCTCCGCCGCCGTCACGATCGGTCTGCCGTTCGTCACGGCGTCGCCGGCGACGATCTCCGGTACGCCGGACGTCGGGAAGAAGCTGACCGCGAAAGTCGGGGCGTGGGATCCGCGTGACGCGACCCTCACGCACCAGTGGTACCGCGGGTCGACCCCGATCACCGGCGCGACGGCACTGACCTACACACTCGTCCGCGCAGACGCGGGCCAGCGGCTCACCGTGCGGACCACGGGGACGAAGAAGGGCTACACGAAGACCACCGTGATCAGCTCGGTCGTCACCGTGCGCAAGATCCTCACGGTGCCCTCCTCGATCTCTCAGACCGGTACGCCGACGGTCGGTTCCACGTTGACCGCCGTCGCCGGGTCCTGGGGTCCCTCGCCCGTCACCCTGCGCTACCGGTGGCTCCGCGACGGCGAGCCCATCGCGGGAGCGACCGCGAAGACGTACACGCTCACCGACGCGGACGGCGGGACGGCCGTCTCGGTGCGCATCGCCGGGTCGAAGAGCGATTACACGTCGGCATCCCGGACGTCCCGCTCGGTGGCGGTGAAGTGGACCTTCTCCGCCACGCCCACCCCGAGTGTCACCGGAACCGCATCATCCGGTCGCACCCTCACCGCGACGACCGGTTCCTGGAAGCCCGCCCCGACGCTGCGCTACCAGTGGCGCGTCGACGGCAAGGCGATCGCCGGCGCGACCCAGGCAACCTGGTCCGTCCCGACGTGGGCTGCAGGACGGACCATCAGCGTCTCGGTCACGGCCTCGAAGGCCGACTACGTCACCGTCACGAAGACGTCGTCCACACGTACCGTGTCGAAATCCCTCGGCTCGACGATCCGGCCCGGAACGTCCCTCCGCGTCGGCACGTACCTCGCGTCATCCGACGGCGTCTACCGATTCGGGCCGCTCGGCGACGGGAACGTGGCTCTGACGAAGAATGCGGTGCCGCTTCGCACCTCGCGCACCACGGGCACGATCGAACCGCTTCTCCAGTTCACCGCTGACGGCGACCTGGTGCTGTTCGACGGAGACGGAACCATCGTCTGGACGAGCGGTACGGCGGGCTCCGGCGCCGACACCCTGTCGCTCGCCAAAGACGGCATCCTTTCCCTCCGGACGCCGGATGGCACGGTCGTCTGGACCAGCGCCAAGATGGCCGCGTTCTCCGACTCGACGGCGGCCACCGCCTCGACTGCGGGACGATACGGCTGGGCGTATCCGATCCGGCCGAACGGCACCTTCACCACGTACTCCGGGCACAGCGGCGACGACATCGCCGCCGCGAAGGGGACGCCCATCTACGCGATGCGCGGTGGGAAAGTCGTGACCCGCAAGATCTGGATCAAGTCGGGATGTCCGTCCTGGGCGCCGAACGACACCCTTCAGTGGGAAGTCGAGATCACCTCGACCATCGACGGCACGAAGTTCGTCCAGGTGTACGCACACCTGAGCAAGTTCTCGGTGTCCAACGGTGCCACCGTGAAGGCGGGGCAGAAGATCGGGGAGGTCGGGTCGACGGGCTGCTCGACCGGGCCGCACCTCCACACGGCGTTCACCGTCGACGGCGTGCGGTACGCCCTCTACCCCCGCGACGTGCTCGGCGTCTCGTCCTACTGA
- the fbaA gene encoding class II fructose-bisphosphate aldolase: MPVATPDQYADMLDRAKAGGFAYPAINVSSSQTINSVLQGLTEAGSDGILQVTTGGADYFAGHTVKGRATGALAFAKYVTEVAKNYPITVALHTDHCPKDALPGFVLPLIEASEEEVRAGRNPIFQSHMWDGSAVPLDENIEIAKDLLPRLKNINAILEIEVGVVGGEEDGVQHEGSNDALYTTVADVTKAVEALGLGENGRYISALTFGNVHGVYKPGGVKLRPELLGEIQEGIAAHFGTGPKPLDLVFHGGSGSSDDEIALAVSNGVVKMNIDTDTQYAFTRSVAGFMFANYEGVLKIDGEVGNKKQYDPRAWGKVAESAMAERVVAATQQLGSAGKSLAA, encoded by the coding sequence ATGCCCGTCGCCACCCCCGACCAGTACGCCGACATGCTGGACCGCGCGAAGGCGGGCGGCTTCGCCTACCCCGCGATCAACGTCTCGAGCTCGCAGACGATCAACTCCGTCCTCCAGGGCCTGACCGAGGCAGGATCCGACGGCATCCTTCAGGTCACCACCGGAGGCGCTGACTACTTCGCCGGCCACACCGTCAAGGGCCGCGCCACCGGCGCCCTCGCCTTCGCGAAGTACGTCACCGAGGTCGCCAAGAACTACCCGATCACGGTCGCCCTCCACACCGACCACTGCCCGAAGGACGCGCTCCCCGGGTTCGTTCTGCCCCTCATCGAGGCCTCCGAAGAAGAGGTCCGCGCCGGGCGCAACCCGATCTTCCAGTCCCACATGTGGGACGGTTCCGCGGTGCCGCTCGATGAGAACATCGAGATCGCGAAGGACCTGCTCCCCCGCCTCAAGAACATCAACGCGATCCTCGAGATCGAGGTCGGCGTCGTCGGCGGCGAAGAGGACGGTGTCCAGCACGAAGGATCGAACGACGCGCTGTACACGACCGTCGCCGATGTGACCAAGGCCGTGGAGGCCCTCGGACTGGGTGAGAACGGCCGCTACATCTCCGCGCTGACCTTCGGCAACGTTCACGGCGTCTACAAGCCCGGCGGCGTGAAGCTCCGCCCCGAGCTGCTCGGCGAGATCCAGGAGGGCATCGCCGCACACTTCGGCACCGGCCCCAAGCCCCTCGACCTCGTCTTCCACGGCGGCAGCGGATCGAGCGACGACGAGATCGCCCTGGCCGTCAGCAACGGCGTCGTGAAGATGAACATCGACACCGACACGCAGTACGCCTTCACCCGCTCGGTCGCGGGCTTCATGTTCGCCAACTACGAGGGCGTGCTGAAGATCGACGGCGAGGTCGGCAACAAGAAGCAGTACGACCCCCGCGCCTGGGGCAAAGTCGCCGAGTCGGCCATGGCCGAGCGCGTCGTCGCCGCCACCCAGCAGCTGGGCTCGGCGGGCAAGTCGCTCGCAGCCTGA
- a CDS encoding LuxR C-terminal-related transcriptional regulator, translating into MSDSIRVVIVDDHSIFRSGLRADLAESVEIVGEASDVPTAIETIASTHPDVVLLDVHLPGGSGADATGGEDVIRAAPSPGARFLALSVSDAAEDVVRVIRAGARGYITKGSSGAEVSRAAHAVAGGDAVFSPRLAGFVLDAFGAAAGETAAVDDELDRLSAREQEVMRLIARGYAYKEVASSLFISIKTVETHVSAVLRKLQLSSRHELTAWASERRLL; encoded by the coding sequence GTGAGTGACAGCATCCGCGTCGTGATCGTCGACGACCATTCGATCTTCCGCTCCGGACTCCGGGCGGACCTCGCCGAGTCGGTGGAGATCGTCGGCGAGGCATCCGACGTCCCCACGGCCATCGAGACGATCGCGTCGACTCACCCCGACGTGGTGCTGCTCGACGTGCACCTGCCGGGAGGGAGTGGTGCCGATGCGACCGGTGGCGAGGATGTCATCCGTGCCGCGCCGTCGCCGGGCGCACGCTTTCTCGCGTTGAGTGTGTCGGATGCCGCCGAGGACGTCGTCCGCGTGATCCGCGCCGGCGCTCGCGGCTACATCACGAAAGGATCGTCGGGCGCGGAGGTGAGTCGGGCCGCGCACGCCGTCGCCGGCGGCGATGCGGTGTTCTCACCACGCCTGGCCGGGTTCGTGCTCGACGCGTTCGGCGCAGCGGCCGGCGAGACCGCGGCGGTCGACGACGAGCTCGACCGTCTGTCGGCGCGTGAGCAGGAGGTGATGCGTCTCATTGCCCGCGGCTACGCCTACAAGGAGGTGGCGTCGTCGCTGTTCATCTCGATCAAGACGGTCGAGACGCACGTGTCGGCGGTGCTGCGGAAGCTGCAGCTCTCGTCGCGCCACGAACTGACCGCCTGGGCGTCGGAGCGCCGGCTGCTCTGA